GTAGCCTCTAGGAAGCTATTCATATTTTGTGTGTATGTTTTTTGCGATTGGGGTATATTCTTGGCGCAATAGCGAAAACTGTGATTTCTGTTTCCTCAACAGGTGTTTAACAGTAACCCGAAAAGGGGTGACTTTGGGAGCTCAGATAAAGGAACTCGTCATCACTGGAACATATAACTGTGATTGGTGTACAATAGTCCCACCTGGAACAGCGGTTGAATGGCAGGAAGTGgatatttaacattgcattatGGGTATTATGATCTCACCAAATCCATGCACTTGTAAGGATTTTAACATgtataaaaatcttaaaaaattaTGGTCGTTATTAGGCCAGCAGAATCAATAAAAATGATTGACAAAGTTGTTGTTGTTATCTTTTGGAAGTCGTCTTCTACTTTGTTTCAAATGAAAagcataaaattatataattttgataaaaagccTTACAGCGAAAAATTTTGTATACTATGAATGATAATTTGCTAGGGCTTTTTGTCAGTTTGAACTCAACGAACGAATTCAACATCCTGGTATTCTTCCTCAGCTACAAGCTTGGTtcatttatgaaatttttttattacatagAGGTTTTGGGCAAGCCAAGTTGACAGCCATTACCAAAACCGCGATTTATGGTCATCAAGGTCAGATCAgttcacaattttttttcttaaattcaaaaataaaaGATATAATACAGTCTGAACAATTTGATATATGCTATGTACATCAcaattaaaacataaatatgACTAAAAATATGACTCTTTGCCAGAAAACTAATCATTTTGAGATACGCAGAACCTTAACAATGAGTGCAACTTTGAAATAACATAAATGCACAGTTTGCAGTTTTTTCAGTGTAAGTATCTAGAGAGAATCCACGGTGGCAGCAAATTTCTCAATTTCTTTAGCAACAAACTTTGTGACATCAGCTTTGCTTGCTCTTGGATTTTTCTTCACATAGTCACTGATAGTGAGAATGGTCTTAGCCTGAAAGCCACAGAATGTAGTTACCTGACCAGCAAAGCCAGGCGGTAAGTATATCTGATGTATAGCTGAACACGGGGAGATAATAATAGGACAAACTGTTTTATAATATCTGCAAACAAGATGTGGTTGCAGTTCTACATGAGATGCCCTGAGCTTATTACGGTATATACATCACCTCAATTGATATTCACTTTAATATACAAAGTTTTGGCCATTCGATGGCAAATTCAAGCAACTCGACATCAGAATTTCTAGCGTATGATGCTCAGTTTCTCGACACATTGTAGTTGTCATTCAGTACAAAATGTATGCAGTTCTCCTTCACGTAATTTCAACAGTGTTAAAGCAACATTTAATAGTACTTCGTACCTTCCTGTTATAGTTACTAGTACTCTGACAGTCTAGCTTGCCACGAAAGGCTGTCAGATGTGCTGATAATGCACAGCGAATAACTgcatgtgcaattaatattttctaaaaaaatacCAGACAGCCGTCGATTGAcacaggtgttagagtgtcggacAGCTAAGTGGCATGTCACAGATTTGAATACTGTACGGAGCAATAATTTATCCCAGCCTCTAACcatggtttcagacagacagacggaaGGGGCTACCAAGAAGGATACGTGGATACCAAGAAGACAAGTGCAAGTGGTAACAATGCTGTGCTTAGAATTAAAGCAAGTAATCATAACAAAGTATAAGCAAATATCTTCGGATCAAATATATAGAACCCATCTAGTAGTTATCATGAAGTAGAATGTGAAAGGGATGCAAAGAAAAGAAAGCCAGAAGCAAGTGGAGAGACTGGATGCTATAAGAGTAAAAAATAAAGTGAATACCCGCGCATAGGACGATACCGCGTATAGGACGATACCGCGTATAGGACGATACCACGCATAGGACGATACCGTGTATAGGACGCAGCGGATATTTGACCCAAAAAAACGATGGAAAACCTGTATATAGGACGCATCctaattttagttttatttaattttaattaatgtcGAATGATTGGTGACAGCGATCAGTGCTGATGTTAGACTCTTTCCGGTGCCGTACAGCCAACAatgttaaatcaaaattaaaGCAGCACAATACAGACTTCGTCTTTATCCCCGGCAGCATGACCAGTATTCTGCAACCGATGAATGTCATTGCGAATAAGCCATTCAAAGCAGCATTAAAACAGAAATGGGCCGAATGGATGATTAATGGTGAGCATACTTTCAAAAATCACGGCAAACTTGAGGAAAGTCGAAATACCTACGATCTGCCAATGGTGACAACGAGGATAAATATTGTCagattgaaatttttaaaatcaattttcgatattatgataaatgcataatttttataataaatgtatccATGGATAAGACGCACCTGGGTTTTTAGGTCAATTTCATAAGAAAAAAGTGTGTCTTATACACGGGTATTTACGGTATATATCATATACTTTTATCCTGATAGCTTATCAtatacttttatcatatacatatatcaaatATCAACACAATAAATATAAGAGTTATATTAACTTATAGTCAAGTCGGATAGGTtctatatgttaataaaaaccTCAAACTACGTCCTCTGTACCGCTAAGCCCACACCTCGAATTACACGTCTTTTATATTAAGGTGGAATGACAAAAACTTTTATCAATTATTGCTTGAGAAATTTAGTTTGTCAGATACAATTTAGATTTCtagatttagttttttatttatttcacataAAATGCATTTGCTTTAGTGTAAGGCAATTATTTTAAGTATGTGtcattaaaatcaaaataacGTAAATAAATAAGATAATCATATAAGAAAATTAGTTCCAACACATGACAATTTTGACATACAAAGGAAATCCTGCAACGGCTTCACTTCGGATGTCGAGCTTTGACTACAGATGCCGGCAGCTGATTACCTTACGAATTGCTAAACTAACTGCAATATAAAAGCCTATAGCTGCGACCCCTATCGGGAAAGAGTAGTACTTGTTCTGTTTCTGCGCTAATCACCATAGACAAAACGCATTTGGGCAAAACGCCTCGCCAAAATTAATCACtttctaaatatttaattttatccaacatcagaattttaaagtatttatgatGCAAATTTCATTTACAGTTATTCAATACCTTGTGTTGCTTCCTCCTCAGATTGGCAAAAACATCGCAGATTCTCGTTAAGGGTGAACTTACGCTATTGAAATGATGCaaatgtaaataatataaatatgaagcTAAGACATCAAGCTTCAAATTGATGTAATTGTTGTCATTGTAGCCCCACTCAGTTCAAagatataatagtttgaatAAGATTTTTTCTTAGAACACCCAGATTCTAGTGAAAGCCCGACTATTACACCTACAGTTGCATGTCAGCTAAAACACCAAAAGAAAGAAGACCCGTATTGCTGccacttgaacgcaatagctaaTATCAATAACATTAGAGACAGGTAGATGCGCAACTAATGACATTCTCTCACACTTATTTTTCCTGTTATTTAAAGGGGAACTTATACCATTGAAGTGATGCAAATgtaaataacataaatataaagCTAAAACATCCAGCTTCaaattgatgtaatttttgtttttgtagccCTACACAATCTAGAGCTATAATAGTTTGAATGAGATTCTTTCTTGAAACACTCAGATttaagcgaaagtgtgattatgacgtctatcgTTGAACTTCGGCAAAGAGGCTGGTAGAATAGAGACAcataacgctgcaacttcaaggcaatagccaatatcaactattgcaacgCTAGTAACTTGTGACATCACTTTGCATGTATTTTCTTCTGATCGTTTTAACCGCAATTAAGTATAGTCAATTTtagtcttaaaacatcctgacggccagatcacctcaaacatcaaaaacaatggcaaattatagaaacatactgatactttctatgTAAGTGTAAGTTCGTCTTTAATGAGCTAGCAGTAAGTAGAGACTAGCCAAGCTAATATTAGAGAATATTACCCTTGCATCATCTATTTCTGTCTGAGAATTGAGCTTGTTCCATACATGGGAGACAACTCGAAGTTGTGTCATCTGCTCCAATGTTTTCTTGCTGCTAGCATCACCTTTCTTCAGCCAATTCAATAATGCCAGCTTCAAATAATAAGTTTTATCAAGATTTCCAACAACAGTGCAGCAATAGCACTTTGTAGATAAAATTATTTCTCTGCCAATCAAATGCTACATACACACTATGTCTGAGATGTCACCCAGTGATAATGTACATAGTTCAGTATTTCAAGCTACAAATAATGCAtataggaaatgaaaaaaattttgatCAAAGATGGTTACTCTATAGATCAGATTAATACCATGGGTGTTGGTGATATATTAAATGTTGACTTTATGATTTCAGCGGTCGAGTGCATATGAACCAATATTGTTAGCACAACCCTCAAAGCAGACAGGCACGAATTTACTAAGAGGTTATTATGCTCAATAATTTgattgatttaatgaaattctCCAGAGATTAATGAacaaaaatttggtgatttttcTATCTGTTGGCAATTAAATCCTTAAGCTAAGTGACTGCAAAGTTGTTCTAACAAATAGAACGCAAGCTAATTTTACCATACAAAAAATTCACCAATTATCATTCTTAAATGAAAAGAAGCATGtccaattttttaaattcaattgTCAGGACAGGTTGGTGTAAAATTACTGCTTGATGCCATCAATGAGCCAATTTATAGCTAGGGTTCATGGTTTTAGAATGTTGACTGTGTAAATGGTTTAGATTTGAAACTTGACCAAGTAGCCTAGGTTTACAATAAACCGGCATATAAACAGAAAACAAATCTTGGAAATTGATAAAACTAGAGTAAATTTCTGATGAAAAAtgcatctagctatacaatacaaaaagctgtcaaccgataaattttaatttgaaagtACTTCCTCAGCATCTACCCTCCATCGCAACATCATATATGATACAACACTCATATGACTGTATGTGAAAAATTAAATACTGTTTGAGATGGCAATAGGTTTACCTGTCTGCTTATAGCTACACTGTCCGAAATGTTGAGCCTGCGTGGAATTTTACAACTGTATTGAACACGCCCTGGAGACAAAAAAACGTCTTACCCTTGACCCCCTTTGACTATTTACTATACTCACCTGTTGTACTAGTTCTCCGGTTGAATCAAACGATCCAATGCTGTTTGTCAAATCTGCCATGATGATACTATTTACAACCTCCTGTAAATATAAAAGCTAAAATGACGAATGAAAGTAGGGCTAAAAAGCATTGCCTTATGAAGATAGCATTGTTTGTAAGTTGAATTTCTGTAAAATAATGCAGAGAAAATAACAAAActtcatcaaattatttttaataaaagtctttagtCAGAAAATACTCTAAGACAAGTTCTATAACTCAATTCAAGCTTCActtaaaaagtattttgtgttgATTTCGGGGCCGTCGATACTCTAGATCTTGAGCTTGCGATACTACAACGATCGTGTAGTTTCAACATAAGTGAACGCGTGAAAATATAGTTTTCAGGATCCTAGGCAATTTCGCGAAATAGAATTATAGTCTGTTAATTAACTACCGCACGCATATTTTATATGGAAAAGTTCCTCAAAATGTTGAGTATGTCACGCACCGTTTCTAGCCTCGCAGTACGGACAAAAATAATATCATTACAAAGTTAGTCATGGTCATGCTTGCTAGGAAGTAATGCTAGAGGTTGTCTTTTTACAATAAAAGCCATCGTACAGCAGTGTTTTATCGCTAAAGCTACTGGAAAAGGGATGTCCGCTCATGGCAAGTGCAACGGCTGTGGCAGTGGTTTCGGAATATTCAAGAAAGAAGTAAGACTCATTTTGCATTAAAACCAACCTGTTTTTCTATGGGTTTTGGTAGTATGGCTGAATTGACATGTTTAATGCCATGCATTTAATGATGCATATAACCAAGTGTGaaaattttttgtagttttaatgtttgttttCCAAACTGAGGTATAGCAGTGCACAAATGAATGAAATGAACATGTGAGAAACTCTTGAAGAGGTTAACTGCGACGCCCTGTTGGTTTAAAAGTTGGCTGAGTTCATTTTGGACTGAGGACTAGTTTGGCAACCTAGGTAGAAAAATGGCCTGACTAAAACTGGCGTGGCAGAGTTAAAACGAAGACTCTCTGGGACCAGAAGCTGGCTTAGCTGAATGAGACCCGATACTGGCTTGGTTGAATTGCTTATAGTGGTTGTAACTGTCGAAACCAAGCAGCTGGATCATTAACATGATGTACAGGAACTTAAAATTCGATGTGCCCAAATGCTTAGGTTATTTAAACTAGTGGAACTAGGAGATAATATTTCCTACTTTTTCACAGAACACTACTCCAGTTAGGTTAGTACGCTTGAGTTAGTAGCTATGGCTTGTTGCCCTATACCACACATATGTCACCCAGAGTGCAACTGCGCTAAACCCACGGGTCCATAAATTATACCATCATTTATAAGGAGAGAACAGAGCAGATTTAACTATTGTTCTATAATAGCTAATCTGCGAATAATTTAATTAACAACCTTAACATAGTTTATTAGCATCAAAACAAATGCACAGCAAGATCGAACTGGTGAAAGTCTTCAAAACACAGGCTTTATACAGAAAAGAACTAACAAAACACAAGTGATTGATTAGAAACAATATAGGTGCCAATATATAGAGCCTACAGCTATAACTAGTCAATCTAAATCATATGTAAGGTATATAATAGTACATAAAtcacataccgtaaaacctctaattgaacgccacctctatttaaatgccatCTCAAATTAAATGCCTTCTCTATTTGACTTCCACCACGAGAGAAGGcttaaaaatagagcgccaccctctattttaATGTCACGCCTATGTatgccaccttcatttgactgccacattgacaatctttgatctttatgaacagTTAATATcaagtaatcagtagaaaaatggcTACAAAATCGTATCAATTATGAATCGCTCACATAAATAACAATCGATTCTCTCGTTGTCAAACTCCAAAGCTTTgcactttttttgttaaaaccttGAAAACAACAccgtaaaaataattaataactgtttcaggctaatagtagttccttgtttaataaggttttgatacttcgaagtacatacatgcatataaaaattgtttacagTTACGATGTAGATGAACGATTAGTTTTAGGCCAAAGGCTACAgctagcgagcaaaacttttacgtgttgcatttgtgctaaatgcaatgtgtaaaggttttgctctgccaaaaattgtttggacgctaatatcgactagttcagcagtgcaaaagaagagttgaggtctgAAGACaatgtggaaggtattgaacaaccacaagatgttcgttccatcgaaagcaacagtTAGAATGCAGCGATCCAAGCaaacaatgaaatatttttgttttaaaatcgttaatttttgttcttgcctgtaatataagtatggttcgccaatgtcacttgtttatgaatatatatttgtagcatttgatagattatcattaaataacttataaatttgcagatttatagcatattatttgatagcatcattgcggtaatctgatcttacaattgatcggcGCTCGTAACTCCACTTTTATTGCAcattaaaagctagttttggctgcaaactagcaaacatatcaatgaatgcaatgagcttttatgcaacattggtaaatacaGATGtaggtataaaataaaaatatgtcttcaaatttagaataaaataaaaattgaaagatccaaaaaattgcaaagcaggacacaagctataatatcatcgcaggttgattgcaagcaatagatatcaactggtagaaatattttttggttCCTCAAtgcatgcatattttattgagaGATCTGTGACAATTTTAAGGTAAGTTTAGCAGATTTCTTGCATcgaaaaggtttaatatcgctccaccaggAAAAAAGGGCAAAATATAAGCGATATTTGCTTCACCTGTAAATGGgcaaaatttattttcccaaaattctgacgagccatttgaaaaatacaaccccagcctctatttgaacgccacctcctaT
The sequence above is drawn from the Watersipora subatra chromosome 5, tzWatSuba1.1, whole genome shotgun sequence genome and encodes:
- the LOC137396501 gene encoding uncharacterized protein; protein product: MADLTNSIGSFDSTGELVQQLALLNWLKKGDASSKKTLEQMTQLRVVSHVWNKLNSQTEIDDARAKTILTISDYVKKNPRASKADVTKFVAKEIEKFAATVDSL